In a genomic window of Anoplopoma fimbria isolate UVic2021 breed Golden Eagle Sablefish chromosome 6, Afim_UVic_2022, whole genome shotgun sequence:
- the c6h10orf53 gene encoding UPF0728 protein C10orf53 homolog — MPKNARVTVCNGPYESNGVVEHRDFRLQGLLAALRSRGHQCVLENTRDWSTVELVVNGEMVFSCNVKQLEFGGDGQLDPVCQEAVTAVENAF; from the exons ATGCCAAAAAACGCGAGGGTGACTGTTTGCAATGGGCCTTATGAATCCAATGGAGTAGTGGAACACAGGGATTTCCGCCTTCAGGGTCTTCTgg CCGCCCTGAGATCGCGCGGGCACCAATGCGTCTTGGAAAACACGCGCGACTGGAGCACGGTGGAGCTCGTGGTCAACGGGGAGATGGTCTTCAGCTGTAATGTAAAGCAGCTGGAGTTTG GTGGAGATGGACAACTGGACCCAGTTTGCCAAGAAGCTGTCACTGCTGTGGAGAACGCTTTCTGA